A window of the Ostrea edulis chromosome 1, xbOstEdul1.1, whole genome shotgun sequence genome harbors these coding sequences:
- the LOC125682345 gene encoding proteasome assembly chaperone 2-like, producing MFIPVDNKDANSTLFEGYTLIVPAVSVGNVGQLAADLLISTMWLERCGFIYHDSILPLVGNDPFAHPEADVCKVVTSCEVYHSKLHQMVVIQQRAPFVKGRMPSFRHWLTSWIKENKFEKVVILSSMHAHERLDVQLQGSQFRYVATPDLEAQHKERFSHEALQWTTLEQRPTLSESGNTENSVYLPGGGIARSLFEQCLNEDIPTIILLVFCAEGDNAQDAVKLAYNLNLWLDLIDFKAKYDLDGKTIIKPATTWKIPSSWRLLFGTAVDQTLFH from the exons ATGTTCATACCGGTAGACAATAAGGATGCAAACTCGACTTTGTTTGAAGGATATACTTTAATTGTG CCTGCTGTGTCAGTGGGAAATGTTGGACAGTTAGCAGCTGACTTGTTGATTTCCACCATGTGGTTGGAGAGATGTGGCTTTATCTATCACGACAGCATTCTGCCACTGGTTGGAAATGATCCATTTGCACACCCAGAAGCAGATGTCTGCAAAGTTGTAACTTCATGTGAAG TTTACCACAGTAAACTTCATCAGATGGTGGTCATTCAGCAGAGAGCTCCTTTTGTTAAG GGAAGGATGCCTAGTTTCCGACACTGGCTAACAAGTTGGATAAAGGAAAACAAGTTTGAGAAAGTTGTCATACTTAGTAGTATGCATGCACATGAGCGACTTGATGTTCAGCTACAGGG GTCCCAATTCAGATATGTTGCAACCCCTGATTTAGAGGCCCAACACAAAGAGAGATTTTCACATGAAGCTTTACAGTGGACAACCCTGGAACAGAGACCGACTTTGTCCGAGTCCGGAAATACAGAGAACTCTGTTTACTTACCTGGAGGGGGCATCGCCAGATCTTTGTTTGAACAATG TTTAAATGAAGACATACCTACCATCATTCTTCTTGTATTTTGTGCTGAAGGTGACAATGCACAGGATGCTGTAAAACTGGCCTACAATTTGAACTTGTGGCTTGATCTGATTGATTTCAAG GCCAAATATGATTTAGATGGAAAGACCATTATAAAGCCTGCCACCACATGGAAAATTCCATCGTCATGGAGACTTTTGTTTGGGACTGCTGTGGATCAAACTCTTTTTCACTGA